The sequence AGTTTGGTCTATGACTGCCGACGGGATTTATGTCTACTGCGTTACGAAGGGAGATCGGGAAGAATCATTGGATGTGCGGGGTATCGAAGGAGCACGAGTGCGGGTCATGACTCACCAGGGATTGGCAGCGATCGGGCAAGACTGTGAGCCCAAGCTGTTTGCCTCTCAAGGCCAGAGTGTTTTGACGGATTGGCTCCTGATCCATCAAAGTATCGTGGATCTTTCATGGGAGCGATACGAAACTATCGTTCCGTTTGCGTTTGGCATGATCGTTGTGCCCACGAACGGGAAACCCGCCCGGCAAAACCTCGATGAGTGGCTGGAAAAGCAATCGGCGGAACTCAACCGCAAATTGGAAAATCTCAAAAACAAGGCGGAATATGGCGTCCAGGTTTTGTGGGATCTAGCCACGATTGTTTCGCGTATTAGGGAACAAGATAACGAGATCCTGAATCTGGAGAAGGAGATCTGCTCCAAACCGACAGGGGTCGCTTATCTGCTGCAACAAAAACTGGAGGAACTGATCCGACAGCGTTTGGAGACGGCTGCCAATACGCATTTCAAGGCCTTCTATCAACAAATCCGTGAATCTGTTGAGGACATCCGCGTGGAAAGGATAAGGAAAGAAGAGCTCCCAAGACAAATGATCCTGAACGTCTCTTGCCTGCAAAACAGGGATGAAACGGCAACCCTGGGGGCAGTGTTGGAAAGAATCGGCCAGATTCCTGGTTTCGATGTCCAATTCACCGGTCCCTGGCCGCCGTACTCCTTCGTCAGTGTTTGACTGTTAATAGTTACCACTCTTATGGAACCAACTCGACAGGGCAGAGCAACTCTCGCGGACCTATTGGATCGGGTTCTAGATAAAGGTCTGGTTCTCAACGCAGACGTAATTATTACGCTAGCTGGTGTTCCTCTAATTGCCGTGAGCCTCTCTGCAGCAATCGCCGGTGTGGAGACCATGCTTGAGTATGGTCTCATGAAAGATTCTATTCTATCCCAGACTCTTCAAGAAAAGAGATTTGCGGACCCCGTGCCAGAACAAGTTGAACTAGGGTAGACGCTGCCGGTGAAGAGAGGCGGAATGAAGTCCAAGAAACCACTCAGTTATCAAGAACAAAGACAAGCTAACTAGAGAAAAGACGATTCCATGAAAACCCTTAAGAAGGTTCTGAGCATCATTGCCCTCATCTCAGTTTCGATCTTTACACTCCACGCGCTCTCTCTGAGCCTTTGGCGAAAGGAAGCTCTAGACCTC comes from Candidatus Eisenbacteria bacterium and encodes:
- a CDS encoding GvpL/GvpF family gas vesicle protein codes for the protein MTADGIYVYCVTKGDREESLDVRGIEGARVRVMTHQGLAAIGQDCEPKLFASQGQSVLTDWLLIHQSIVDLSWERYETIVPFAFGMIVVPTNGKPARQNLDEWLEKQSAELNRKLENLKNKAEYGVQVLWDLATIVSRIREQDNEILNLEKEICSKPTGVAYLLQQKLEELIRQRLETAANTHFKAFYQQIRESVEDIRVERIRKEELPRQMILNVSCLQNRDETATLGAVLERIGQIPGFDVQFTGPWPPYSFVSV
- a CDS encoding gas vesicle protein; amino-acid sequence: MEPTRQGRATLADLLDRVLDKGLVLNADVIITLAGVPLIAVSLSAAIAGVETMLEYGLMKDSILSQTLQEKRFADPVPEQVELG